In Streptomyces sp. P3, one DNA window encodes the following:
- a CDS encoding histidine phosphatase family protein yields MARPRRIVLVRHGESTGNVDDTVYEREPDHALGLTEQGRRQAEETGKHLREVFGRERVSVYVSPYRRTHETLRAFHLDPGLIRVREEPRLREQDWGNWQDRDDVQLQKTYRDAYGHFFYRFAQGESGADVYDRVGGFLESLFRSFEAPDHPPNVLLVTHGLAMRLFCMRWFHWTVADFESLANPGNAEMRMLVLGDDGKYTLDRPFNRWREPEPYGITGDRVAER; encoded by the coding sequence ATGGCACGACCACGGCGCATCGTCCTTGTCCGGCACGGCGAGTCGACGGGCAATGTTGATGACACCGTCTACGAGCGAGAACCCGATCATGCCCTGGGCCTGACGGAGCAGGGCCGCCGGCAGGCGGAGGAGACGGGAAAGCACCTGCGGGAGGTATTCGGCCGCGAGCGGGTCAGCGTGTACGTCTCCCCCTACCGGCGTACGCACGAGACCCTCCGGGCCTTCCACCTCGACCCCGGGCTCATACGCGTACGGGAGGAGCCCCGGCTGCGCGAGCAGGACTGGGGGAACTGGCAGGACCGCGACGACGTCCAGTTGCAGAAGACCTACCGGGACGCCTACGGACACTTCTTCTACCGGTTCGCGCAGGGGGAGAGCGGAGCTGACGTGTACGACCGGGTGGGCGGCTTCCTGGAGAGCCTGTTCCGCAGCTTCGAGGCCCCGGACCACCCGCCGAACGTGCTTCTCGTGACCCACGGGCTGGCGATGCGGCTGTTCTGCATGCGCTGGTTCCACTGGACGGTCGCCGACTTCGAGTCGCTCGCCAATCCCGGGAACGCCGAGATGCGGATGCTCGTTCTCGGCGACGACGGCAAGTACACCCTCGACCGGCCGTTCAACCGCTGGCGGGAGCCGGAGCCGTACGGGATCACCGGAGATAGAGTGGCAGAGAGATGA
- a CDS encoding YdbC family protein, whose translation MLVKWIRCTVVDRRGFERGQRKWAGLLGEPGFRGQGGGWSRARPSVAHVFAFWESRAFYDSFMARSHDRLATAQAGTFKDAQARLFDYRFDVKTGFEPRFTDSDVVRVALCRVHEERAEHFTLMQEKVWNPAMAGSPGMIRGMFAEAPGHEFLVLSMWRSQAEHGKYRTERVERLALRAQTEADIASLTGDIVELESAWTV comes from the coding sequence GTGCTGGTCAAGTGGATTCGCTGCACCGTGGTGGACCGCCGCGGTTTCGAACGGGGACAGCGAAAGTGGGCGGGGCTTCTGGGGGAGCCGGGATTCAGGGGACAGGGCGGGGGCTGGAGCAGGGCACGGCCCTCCGTCGCGCATGTCTTCGCCTTCTGGGAGAGCCGCGCCTTCTACGACTCCTTCATGGCCCGCTCCCACGACCGGCTGGCGACCGCCCAGGCGGGCACGTTCAAGGACGCCCAGGCGCGGCTGTTCGACTACCGCTTCGACGTGAAGACCGGCTTCGAGCCCCGCTTCACCGACTCCGACGTGGTGCGGGTGGCCCTGTGCCGGGTTCACGAGGAACGCGCCGAGCACTTCACCCTGATGCAGGAGAAGGTCTGGAATCCGGCCATGGCCGGCTCGCCCGGCATGATCCGGGGCATGTTCGCCGAGGCGCCCGGCCACGAGTTCCTGGTGCTGTCGATGTGGCGCTCGCAGGCCGAACACGGCAAATACCGCACCGAGCGGGTGGAACGGCTCGCCCTCCGTGCCCAGACGGAGGCGGACATAGCCTCCCTCACCGGCGACATCGTCGAACTCGAGTCGGCCTGGACGGTCTGA
- a CDS encoding TerD family protein translates to MSGLNKGIRKIEMSLKWDPSPAGRPATDLDIVAATYLTSDPQGEPAFVVHFDSRSPDGTIYLNRDSKDGKGFGWDEVMTLELDRLDARYARVVIGVVIQQIQEHRTFASVLNPAFRIREGYTVLDENDFGDVLGATAATVAEFVRETSDSWSFHSGVQGFEDDPSTFTRIMGRMRRS, encoded by the coding sequence GTGAGCGGACTCAACAAAGGCATCCGCAAGATCGAGATGTCGCTCAAGTGGGACCCGAGCCCGGCAGGCAGGCCGGCCACCGACCTGGACATCGTGGCCGCGACGTATCTGACGAGCGACCCGCAGGGCGAGCCGGCCTTCGTGGTGCACTTCGACAGCCGCTCCCCCGACGGCACGATCTATCTCAACCGGGACAGCAAGGACGGCAAGGGCTTCGGCTGGGACGAGGTCATGACGCTGGAACTCGACCGTCTGGACGCGCGGTACGCGCGCGTGGTCATCGGCGTCGTCATCCAGCAGATCCAGGAGCACCGGACGTTCGCCAGCGTGCTGAACCCGGCCTTCCGGATAAGGGAGGGCTACACCGTCCTGGACGAGAACGACTTCGGCGACGTCCTCGGCGCGACGGCGGCCACGGTCGCGGAGTTCGTCCGGGAGACGTCCGACAGCTGGTCGTTCCACTCGGGCGTCCAGGGCTTCGAGGACGACCCGTCGACGTTCACCCGGATCATGGGCCGGATGCGGCGCTCCTGA